One genomic window of Streptomonospora nanhaiensis includes the following:
- a CDS encoding sensor histidine kinase — protein MASDNGSADQTPSSAATTMAPRLAWAVTATVFAGLCAVGFINVVQLRLGPVPTAVSLVLMAALLALQLLQGAWSGRRERRTAATWLLIPQAMLACLPLLYYGQAWVGMPILLAGSLLLVLPRTVGRVAFGLLAVVMGAVQGAFGGGPAAIAYTAVSTCVLGLAVYLLCHLGEIVRELGLAQGELAQMAVIRERLRFARDLHDLLGYSLSAMTLKAELAHRLVDRQPGKARQEVAEVLYIGRQALSDVRAVAHGYRDLSLDHECRSVRSVLESADVDLRMRVETVDLPPAVATVVATLLREGVTNLLRHSKAEHCAITVEVRGDRLYAEIANDGVDEDVDGAAVRSSGGLRNLEERAAALGGSLVAERPTAALFRLALEIPLPPGGTGEPTAAPAPDGGATGDSEADAAYGGPAARDREDTHEGRDTRARRREEDGAPGVRGAHSGPAAHGSGDHDTPGDSAPTDDGTAPEN, from the coding sequence ATGGCATCCGACAACGGCTCGGCGGACCAGACTCCCTCCTCTGCTGCGACAACCATGGCCCCCCGGCTGGCGTGGGCCGTCACGGCGACCGTCTTCGCCGGCCTGTGCGCGGTCGGCTTCATCAACGTGGTGCAGCTGCGCCTCGGTCCCGTGCCCACCGCCGTCTCGCTCGTCCTCATGGCCGCCCTGCTCGCGCTGCAGCTGCTCCAGGGCGCCTGGTCGGGCCGCCGCGAGCGCCGCACGGCCGCGACCTGGCTGCTGATCCCCCAGGCCATGCTCGCCTGCCTGCCGCTGCTGTACTACGGCCAGGCGTGGGTGGGCATGCCCATCCTGCTGGCGGGCAGCCTGCTGCTCGTGCTGCCGCGCACCGTCGGCCGGGTGGCCTTCGGGCTGCTGGCGGTGGTGATGGGCGCCGTGCAGGGCGCCTTCGGCGGCGGTCCGGCGGCCATCGCCTACACGGCGGTCTCCACCTGCGTGCTGGGGCTGGCGGTCTACCTGCTCTGCCACCTCGGCGAGATCGTCCGCGAGCTCGGCCTGGCGCAGGGCGAGCTCGCGCAGATGGCGGTCATCCGGGAGCGGCTGCGCTTCGCGCGCGACCTGCACGACCTGCTGGGCTACAGCCTGTCGGCCATGACCCTCAAGGCGGAGCTGGCGCACCGGCTGGTCGACCGCCAGCCGGGCAAGGCCCGCCAGGAGGTCGCCGAGGTGCTCTACATCGGCCGCCAGGCGCTGAGCGACGTGCGCGCGGTGGCCCACGGCTACCGCGACCTGTCGCTGGACCACGAGTGCCGGTCGGTGCGCTCGGTGCTGGAGTCCGCCGACGTCGACCTGCGGATGCGGGTCGAGACCGTCGACCTGCCGCCCGCCGTGGCCACGGTGGTGGCCACCCTGCTGCGCGAGGGCGTCACCAACCTGCTGCGGCACAGCAAGGCGGAGCACTGCGCGATCACCGTTGAGGTGCGCGGCGACCGCCTGTACGCCGAGATCGCCAACGACGGCGTGGACGAGGACGTCGACGGCGCGGCGGTGCGCTCCTCGGGCGGGCTGCGCAACCTGGAGGAGCGCGCGGCGGCCCTGGGCGGCAGCCTGGTCGCCGAGCGCCCCACGGCGGCGCTGTTCCGACTGGCCCTGGAGATCCCCCTGCCCCCGGGCGGCACGGGGGAGCCGACGGCCGCGCCCGCACCGGACGGCGGCGCGACCGGCGACTCCGAGGCGGACGCCGCGTACGGCGGACCGGCCGCCCGGGATAGAGAGGACACCCACGAGGGGCGGGACACGCGCGCGAGACGGCGCGAGGAAGACGGCGCGCCCGGTGTCCGGGGCGCGCACAGCGGACCGGCCGCGCACGGCTCAGGCGACCACGACACACCCGGCGATTCCGCCCCGACCGACGACGGCACGGCCCCCGAGAACTGA
- a CDS encoding GntP family permease: MTDTLVVLHATIAIVGVVLLIIWAGVEPVIALVVGSIYLGLAAGLGFEKTITTIATGFGDIMAEVGLLIGFGVLLGSLLFAMGALQKLVELLLRLLGPRRLPYTLAAVLSTIFPSIYVDVQLVLASPLARSAAPRIGRHGLALMGGALSAGILIGYVFVIPGLGTVSIAGLLDLPLGTMMLYGFPIALVTSVLTTFLFSRLLRMGWWNAAKDEQELAPGEPGAAVTAADAPEGPTGTAGADGSGGTAGAGGAGGVAVEQRGATRTPPLYVSLLPILVPLVMIGGGAVAEAAGVESAAVAFFGDPALALFVGLVGAYLLARGALGTKRTNEALNEGLNTTGQILLVTGVGGSLGAVIGETALADVLGGFFSAEHGTPALVAVVLAWLIAAVLHLAIGSISVAAITAAGILAPILGGLDVPTVVIGLAIGSGALFALHVNSNFFWMFQSLLGISTRGALKALTFVTALASVVSLVLVCAVALVV, translated from the coding sequence ATGACTGACACCTTGGTCGTGCTCCACGCGACGATCGCCATCGTCGGTGTGGTGCTGCTGATCATCTGGGCGGGTGTCGAGCCGGTGATCGCCCTCGTGGTCGGCTCGATCTACCTGGGTCTGGCGGCCGGGCTGGGCTTTGAGAAGACCATCACCACGATCGCCACCGGATTCGGCGACATCATGGCCGAGGTCGGCCTGTTAATCGGGTTCGGCGTCCTGCTGGGCTCACTGCTGTTCGCCATGGGCGCGCTGCAGAAGCTGGTGGAGCTGCTGCTGCGGCTCCTGGGCCCCCGGCGGCTGCCCTACACGCTGGCCGCAGTGCTGAGCACGATCTTCCCGTCCATCTACGTGGACGTGCAGCTGGTCCTGGCCTCGCCGCTGGCCCGCTCGGCCGCCCCGCGGATCGGCCGGCACGGCCTGGCCCTGATGGGCGGCGCGCTGAGCGCGGGCATCCTCATCGGCTACGTCTTCGTGATCCCGGGCCTGGGCACGGTGTCCATCGCCGGCCTGCTGGACCTCCCGCTGGGCACGATGATGCTCTACGGCTTCCCCATCGCGCTGGTGACCTCGGTGCTCACCACGTTCCTGTTCAGCCGCCTGCTGCGGATGGGCTGGTGGAACGCCGCCAAGGACGAGCAGGAGCTCGCGCCCGGCGAGCCGGGCGCCGCCGTCACGGCGGCGGACGCCCCGGAGGGCCCGACCGGTACCGCGGGCGCGGACGGGTCCGGCGGCACGGCCGGAGCCGGGGGCGCCGGCGGTGTGGCCGTGGAGCAGCGCGGCGCGACCCGCACCCCGCCGCTCTACGTCTCCCTGCTGCCGATCCTGGTGCCGCTGGTCATGATCGGCGGCGGCGCCGTCGCCGAGGCCGCCGGCGTGGAGTCGGCCGCCGTCGCGTTCTTCGGCGACCCGGCGCTGGCCCTGTTCGTCGGCCTGGTCGGCGCCTACCTGCTGGCCCGGGGCGCGCTGGGCACCAAGCGCACCAACGAGGCGCTGAACGAGGGCCTGAACACCACCGGCCAGATCCTGCTGGTCACCGGTGTGGGCGGCTCCCTGGGCGCCGTCATCGGCGAGACCGCGCTGGCCGACGTGCTGGGCGGCTTCTTCTCGGCCGAGCACGGCACGCCCGCCCTGGTGGCCGTGGTCCTGGCCTGGCTGATCGCGGCGGTGCTGCACCTGGCCATCGGCTCGATCTCGGTGGCCGCGATCACCGCCGCCGGCATCCTCGCCCCCATCCTGGGCGGCCTGGACGTCCCCACGGTGGTCATCGGCCTGGCGATCGGCTCGGGCGCCCTGTTCGCGCTGCACGTCAACAGCAACTTCTTCTGGATGTTCCAGTCCCTGCTGGGGATCTCCACACGGGGCGCCCTCAAGGCGCTCACGTTCGTCACGGCGCTGGCCTCGGTGGTCTCCCTGGTCCTGGTGTGTGCCGTGGCCCTGGTGGTCTAG
- the kduI gene encoding 5-dehydro-4-deoxy-D-glucuronate isomerase → MDVRFATNPDDARHYGTDELRRRYLVQGMFTPGELRLTYSHQDRVVLGGAVPLAEPLRLGAYDPLRTAYFAERRELAVFCTGGRGTVTADGAEFDLGPRDLVYLGMGTREIALSSADPADPARLYLFSTPAHQAHPAVLVRESDVEGVELGSPDNANVRTLRKYVDGTTVRSCQLMMGYTALAPGSVWNTMPAHTHVRRTECYLYFDLGPDDRVLHLMGRPEESRHLVVADREAVISPSWSMHSGAGTANYSFVWAMAGENYDFADMDHVAMDELR, encoded by the coding sequence ATGGACGTCCGCTTCGCCACCAATCCCGACGACGCCCGCCACTACGGCACCGACGAGCTGCGCCGGCGCTACCTGGTGCAGGGCATGTTCACGCCCGGCGAGCTGCGGCTGACCTACAGCCACCAGGACCGGGTGGTGCTGGGCGGGGCGGTGCCGCTAGCGGAGCCGCTGCGCCTGGGGGCCTACGACCCGCTGCGCACGGCCTACTTCGCCGAGCGGCGCGAGCTGGCGGTCTTCTGCACCGGCGGGCGCGGCACGGTCACCGCCGACGGCGCCGAGTTCGACCTGGGGCCGCGCGACCTCGTCTACCTCGGCATGGGCACCCGCGAGATCGCGCTGTCCTCGGCCGACCCCGCCGACCCCGCCCGCCTCTACCTCTTCTCCACCCCCGCCCACCAGGCCCACCCCGCCGTCCTCGTGCGCGAGTCCGACGTCGAGGGCGTCGAGCTGGGCAGCCCCGACAACGCCAACGTCCGCACCCTGCGCAAGTACGTCGACGGCACCACGGTGCGCAGCTGCCAGCTCATGATGGGCTACACGGCGCTGGCCCCCGGCAGCGTCTGGAACACCATGCCCGCCCACACCCACGTGCGGCGCACCGAGTGCTACCTCTACTTCGACCTCGGCCCCGACGACCGCGTCCTGCACCTGATGGGCCGCCCCGAGGAGAGCCGCCACCTGGTGGTCGCCGACCGCGAGGCCGTCATCTCGCCCAGCTGGTCCATGCACAGCGGCGCGGGCACGGCCAACTACTCCTTCGTGTGGGCGATGGCCGGCGAGAACTACGACTTCGCCGACATGGACCACGTCGCGATGGACGAGCTGCGATGA
- a CDS encoding SDR family oxidoreductase, translating into MSAAAPAPAEGLAAMFSLEGRTALVTGARTGLGRAAAAGLARAGADVVLLGHGGDMSDARADVEAAGRRAWEESVDLADPGRVAAAARDLLTRHRVDILVNNAGIIRRAPASEHADEDFRAVLDVNLESLFALTREVGRPMLERGAGKVVNIASLLSFQGGINVVGYAASKHAVVGVTKALANEWAPHGVQVNALAPGYFATANTAPLRADPERSAAIEARIPAGRWGRPEDLAAAVVFLAGPGSDYMAGHVLAVDGGWLAR; encoded by the coding sequence ATGAGCGCGGCGGCACCGGCGCCGGCCGAGGGGCTGGCCGCGATGTTCTCCCTGGAGGGGCGGACCGCCCTGGTCACCGGCGCGCGCACCGGCCTGGGCCGGGCCGCGGCGGCCGGGCTGGCCCGGGCGGGCGCCGACGTGGTGCTGCTGGGCCACGGCGGCGACATGTCCGACGCGCGCGCCGACGTCGAGGCGGCCGGCCGGCGCGCCTGGGAGGAGTCCGTCGACCTCGCCGACCCCGGGCGCGTGGCCGCGGCGGCGCGCGACCTGCTCACCCGGCACCGGGTCGACATCCTGGTCAACAACGCCGGCATCATCCGGCGCGCGCCCGCGAGCGAGCACGCCGACGAGGACTTCCGCGCGGTGCTCGACGTCAACCTGGAGTCGCTGTTCGCCCTGACCCGCGAGGTCGGCCGCCCCATGCTGGAGCGCGGTGCGGGCAAGGTCGTCAACATCGCCTCGCTGCTGTCCTTCCAGGGCGGCATCAACGTCGTGGGCTACGCCGCCAGCAAGCACGCCGTCGTCGGCGTCACCAAGGCCCTGGCCAACGAGTGGGCGCCGCACGGGGTCCAGGTCAACGCGCTGGCGCCGGGCTACTTCGCCACCGCCAACACCGCGCCGCTGCGCGCCGACCCCGAGCGCTCGGCCGCCATCGAGGCGCGCATCCCGGCGGGCCGCTGGGGCCGCCCCGAGGACCTGGCCGCCGCCGTGGTGTTCCTCGCCGGCCCCGGTTCGGACTACATGGCCGGCCACGTGCTCGCCGTCGACGGGGGGTGGCTGGCCCGCTAG
- a CDS encoding CaiB/BaiF CoA transferase family protein, with protein sequence MQPLRGTTVVSLEQAIAAPYATRQLADLGARVIKVERPGAGDFARGYDSRVNGLSSHFVWVNRSKESLTLDFKDPRGLAVLRRLLAGADVFVQNLAPGAAARAGLGAAELRAADPRLVVCDISGYGSPGPYETMKAYDLMVQSESGLLSVTGTGEDMAKVGISVSDIAAGMYAYSSILAALLERARTGVGAHLDVSMLEATVEWMGFPLYYTYEGAEPPPRAGAAHATIYPYGPFTARDETVVMMAVQNEREWRAFCARFLERPGLAEDPDYASNAARNANREALGAVISARFAELSGDEATALLAAIPVAYARVNGLADVWRHPQLAARGRWHEVDTPAGRVPALAPPGVAGAPRMDPVPALGEHTDAILGELGLPAEEVADLRAEGVV encoded by the coding sequence ATGCAGCCGCTTCGCGGAACGACCGTCGTGTCCTTGGAGCAGGCCATCGCCGCTCCCTACGCCACCCGGCAGCTCGCCGACCTCGGCGCGCGCGTCATCAAGGTCGAGCGCCCCGGCGCGGGCGACTTCGCCCGCGGCTACGACTCCCGCGTCAACGGGCTCAGCTCCCACTTCGTGTGGGTCAACCGCAGCAAGGAGTCCCTGACGCTGGACTTCAAGGACCCGCGCGGCCTGGCCGTGCTGCGCCGGCTGCTGGCCGGCGCCGACGTGTTCGTGCAGAACCTGGCGCCCGGCGCCGCCGCCCGCGCCGGGCTGGGCGCGGCGGAGCTGCGGGCCGCCGACCCCCGGCTCGTCGTCTGCGACATCTCCGGCTACGGCTCGCCCGGCCCCTACGAGACCATGAAGGCCTACGACCTCATGGTGCAGAGCGAGTCGGGCCTGCTGTCGGTCACCGGCACCGGCGAGGACATGGCCAAGGTGGGGATCTCGGTCTCCGACATCGCCGCCGGCATGTACGCCTACAGCTCGATCCTGGCGGCGCTGCTGGAGCGCGCCCGCACCGGTGTCGGCGCCCACCTGGACGTGTCGATGCTGGAGGCCACCGTGGAGTGGATGGGCTTCCCGCTCTACTACACCTACGAGGGCGCCGAGCCGCCGCCGCGCGCCGGGGCCGCACACGCCACCATCTACCCCTACGGCCCCTTCACCGCCCGCGACGAGACGGTGGTCATGATGGCCGTCCAGAACGAGCGGGAGTGGCGCGCCTTCTGCGCGCGCTTCCTGGAGCGCCCGGGCCTGGCCGAGGACCCCGACTACGCCTCCAACGCCGCCCGCAACGCCAACCGCGAGGCGCTGGGCGCGGTGATCTCCGCGCGCTTCGCCGAGCTGTCCGGCGACGAGGCCACCGCGCTGCTCGCCGCCATCCCGGTGGCCTACGCCCGCGTCAACGGCCTCGCCGACGTGTGGCGCCACCCCCAGCTCGCCGCACGCGGGCGCTGGCACGAGGTCGACACCCCGGCGGGCCGGGTGCCCGCCCTGGCGCCGCCCGGTGTCGCCGGTGCGCCGCGCATGGACCCGGTGCCCGCCCTGGGCGAGCACACCGACGCCATCCTCGGCGAGCTGGGCCTGCCGGCCGAGGAGGTCGCCGACCTGCGCGCCGAGGGGGTCGTGTGA
- a CDS encoding aldolase/citrate lyase family protein, which produces MAAPAPHPALAGAVTWLFVPAVRPDRYAKAVAAGADAVIVDLEDSVPAGAKAEARRALAEAWPRALRPALTEAGGPAVVVRVNARTAPEFAEDAALCRELGPAAVVLPKAESAQDVRAAAQACGAPVLPLVETARALVDLRSVAGCEESARLLFGGVDLALDLGVSDDAALDSARADLVRHSAAFRLPPPVDGVTTAVRDPDAAARDAARARRWGFGGKLCVHPSQVAAVAGAFAPEPAEVEWARGVLAAADEAGAAGEGAVARDGEMIDRPVVERARRLLERAERAGRGGGTGNAGSIGSAGSPEPADWAGRRVGGAPGGSAAGAEGDRPRGEPVDIAHLRDFIAVIDSGSFTRAAARLFVSQPAVSQRMTQLESELGVRLVERGPRGVVPTPAGRALYRDAQHLVRQFDRITQDVGSDRHTIQGAVAVGLPTTVAVYLAPALFTWTKRHYPGVHLQIFESMSGYIQELLHVGRLDLAVLFRADDAPRAGETVLYAEELYLVGRRTGACPAPDAAADAAGGGAVGSGVGEVPLAGLRGLPLVVPGRRSNLRDILDRAFADRGWTPTIAADVESLGTMTRIAESGEAWAVLPMSSVTALMRTPGLEVRRIVDPVLDRYVAVCTVSDYYEPRDAVSAVRHGIVEVTTALGAKGEWPGIRLAEGGDGPD; this is translated from the coding sequence ATGGCGGCGCCCGCGCCGCACCCCGCGCTGGCCGGCGCGGTGACCTGGCTGTTCGTCCCGGCCGTGCGGCCCGACCGCTACGCCAAGGCGGTCGCCGCCGGAGCGGACGCGGTGATCGTGGACCTGGAGGACAGCGTTCCGGCCGGCGCCAAGGCCGAGGCCCGGCGGGCGCTGGCCGAGGCGTGGCCGCGCGCGCTGAGGCCCGCGCTCACGGAGGCGGGCGGTCCGGCGGTGGTGGTGCGCGTGAACGCGCGCACCGCCCCGGAGTTCGCCGAGGACGCCGCGCTGTGCCGGGAGCTGGGCCCCGCGGCGGTGGTGCTGCCCAAGGCGGAGTCGGCGCAGGACGTGCGCGCAGCCGCCCAGGCGTGCGGCGCGCCGGTGCTGCCGCTGGTGGAGACGGCGCGGGCGCTGGTGGACCTGCGGAGCGTGGCCGGGTGCGAGGAGAGCGCGCGGCTGCTCTTCGGCGGGGTGGACCTCGCCCTGGACCTGGGCGTGAGCGACGACGCGGCGCTGGACTCCGCGCGCGCCGACCTGGTCCGCCACTCGGCGGCGTTCCGGCTGCCGCCGCCGGTGGACGGCGTCACCACGGCCGTGCGCGACCCCGATGCCGCCGCGCGCGACGCCGCGCGCGCCCGGCGGTGGGGCTTCGGCGGCAAGCTGTGCGTGCACCCCTCGCAGGTGGCGGCGGTGGCCGGGGCGTTCGCGCCCGAGCCCGCCGAGGTGGAGTGGGCGCGCGGCGTGCTGGCCGCGGCCGATGAGGCGGGCGCGGCCGGTGAGGGCGCGGTGGCCCGCGACGGTGAGATGATCGACCGGCCGGTCGTGGAGCGGGCCCGCCGCCTGCTGGAACGCGCGGAGCGCGCCGGGCGCGGCGGCGGCACCGGGAACGCTGGAAGCATCGGGAGCGCCGGGAGCCCCGAGCCCGCCGACTGGGCGGGGCGCCGGGTGGGCGGGGCACCGGGCGGGTCCGCGGCCGGCGCGGAGGGGGATCGGCCGAGGGGGGAACCGGTGGACATCGCGCATCTGCGGGACTTCATCGCCGTCATCGACAGCGGGAGCTTCACCCGCGCCGCGGCGCGGCTGTTCGTCTCGCAGCCGGCGGTCAGCCAGCGCATGACCCAGTTGGAAAGCGAGCTGGGCGTGCGCCTGGTGGAGCGCGGACCGCGCGGCGTGGTGCCCACGCCCGCGGGCCGCGCCCTCTACCGCGACGCCCAGCACCTGGTGCGGCAGTTCGACCGGATCACCCAGGACGTCGGCAGCGACCGCCACACCATCCAGGGCGCGGTGGCGGTGGGCCTGCCCACGACGGTGGCGGTCTACCTGGCACCGGCCCTGTTCACCTGGACCAAGCGGCACTACCCGGGTGTGCACCTGCAGATCTTCGAGTCGATGAGCGGCTACATCCAGGAACTGCTGCACGTGGGGCGGCTGGACCTGGCGGTGCTCTTCCGCGCCGACGACGCGCCCCGGGCGGGCGAGACGGTGCTCTACGCCGAGGAGCTGTACCTGGTCGGACGCCGCACGGGCGCCTGCCCGGCCCCGGACGCGGCGGCGGACGCGGCGGGCGGCGGGGCCGTCGGCTCGGGCGTCGGCGAGGTCCCGCTGGCCGGACTGCGCGGGCTGCCGCTGGTGGTGCCGGGCCGGCGCAGCAACCTGCGCGACATCCTCGACCGGGCGTTCGCCGACCGGGGGTGGACCCCCACCATCGCCGCCGACGTGGAGTCGCTGGGCACCATGACCCGCATCGCCGAGAGCGGCGAGGCGTGGGCGGTGCTGCCGATGTCCAGCGTCACCGCCCTGATGCGCACCCCCGGCCTGGAGGTCCGCCGCATCGTCGACCCGGTGCTGGACCGCTATGTCGCGGTGTGCACGGTCTCCGACTACTACGAGCCCCGCGACGCGGTGTCGGCGGTGCGCCACGGCATCGTGGAGGTCACCACCGCGCTGGGCGCCAAGGGCGAGTGGCCCGGAATCCGCCTGGCGGAGGGCGGCGACGGCCCGGACTAG
- a CDS encoding IclR family transcriptional regulator, whose product MTETARGMAGRGTLERGLAIMEHVGAHGDVSTNAVARALGLSRSATYRTVNTLKELGYLEADPATGRIRLGVRLVDLGVKALSSADLFRVAPPVMVDLAQRTRETVYLAIPDDDSMLYVAREQGPSSVAPSAGLGGRRPLHATSLGKAWLAALPRHEAAERVRALPLARRTPNTIVDAGELLAELDRVRARGWAVDNIENEPDVGCVAAAVRDRSGAAIAAMSIAGPAGRVLMRVDELGPLVAETAAALSRRLGHVPAAG is encoded by the coding sequence GTGACGGAGACCGCGCGGGGCATGGCGGGGCGGGGCACCCTGGAGCGGGGCCTCGCGATCATGGAGCACGTGGGCGCGCACGGGGACGTCAGCACCAACGCCGTCGCACGGGCGCTGGGGCTGAGCCGCAGCGCCACCTACCGCACCGTCAACACGCTCAAGGAACTGGGCTACCTGGAGGCCGACCCCGCCACGGGGCGCATCCGGCTGGGCGTGCGCCTGGTCGACCTCGGCGTGAAGGCGCTGTCCTCGGCCGACCTGTTCCGGGTGGCGCCGCCGGTCATGGTGGACCTCGCCCAGCGCACGCGCGAGACCGTGTACCTGGCGATCCCCGATGACGACTCCATGCTCTACGTCGCGCGGGAGCAGGGGCCCAGCTCGGTCGCGCCCAGCGCCGGCCTCGGCGGGCGCCGCCCCCTGCACGCCACCAGCCTGGGCAAGGCGTGGCTGGCCGCGCTGCCGCGCCACGAGGCCGCCGAGCGCGTCCGCGCCCTGCCGCTGGCCCGGCGCACACCCAACACCATCGTCGACGCCGGCGAACTGCTGGCCGAACTGGACCGGGTACGCGCCCGCGGCTGGGCCGTGGACAACATCGAGAACGAGCCCGACGTCGGCTGCGTGGCCGCCGCCGTGCGCGACCGCTCCGGCGCCGCGATCGCCGCCATGAGCATCGCCGGACCCGCCGGCCGCGTGCTGATGCGCGTCGACGAACTCGGCCCGCTCGTGGCCGAGACCGCCGCCGCGCTCTCGCGCCGCCTGGGCCACGTGCCCGCCGCCGGCTGA
- a CDS encoding L-lactate permease, which translates to MIAVIFVSRVGSIFENLPPWADVTAWLQAATVVVPWPGLHEEVVRVPPITAEDTPYPAELSLDLLYSAGTVALVASVIAGLVMGASVRTLARVYWETAVQMRWALATITMILAIAHVMNYSGATSTLGLALATTGVLFPFFAAFVGWLGVFLTGSDASSNSLFGPMQVVSAQQLDVNPVLAGSANTTGGVMGKMISPQNLSVGATAIGQSGKESVLLRQTFGWSVLLTAVVGLLTLVQAHLLPWMIPTP; encoded by the coding sequence CTGATCGCGGTCATCTTCGTCTCCCGCGTCGGCAGCATCTTCGAGAACCTGCCGCCGTGGGCGGACGTCACCGCCTGGCTGCAGGCCGCCACCGTGGTCGTCCCCTGGCCCGGCCTGCACGAGGAGGTCGTGCGCGTCCCGCCGATCACCGCCGAGGACACCCCCTACCCCGCCGAACTGAGCCTGGACCTGCTGTACTCGGCCGGCACGGTGGCACTGGTCGCCTCGGTGATCGCCGGGCTGGTGATGGGCGCCTCGGTGCGCACGCTGGCCCGGGTCTACTGGGAGACGGCCGTGCAGATGCGCTGGGCGCTGGCCACCATCACCATGATCCTGGCCATCGCGCACGTCATGAACTACTCCGGCGCCACCTCCACCCTGGGGCTGGCCCTGGCCACCACCGGCGTGCTGTTCCCGTTCTTCGCCGCGTTCGTGGGCTGGCTGGGGGTCTTCCTCACCGGCTCCGACGCCTCGTCCAACAGCCTGTTCGGCCCCATGCAGGTCGTCTCGGCCCAGCAGCTGGACGTCAACCCGGTGCTGGCCGGCTCGGCCAACACCACCGGCGGCGTGATGGGCAAGATGATCTCGCCGCAGAACCTGTCGGTGGGCGCCACCGCGATCGGGCAGAGCGGCAAGGAGTCGGTGCTGCTGCGCCAGACGTTCGGCTGGTCGGTGCTGCTGACCGCCGTGGTCGGGCTGCTCACCCTCGTGCAGGCCCACCTGCTGCCGTGGATGATCCCCACGCCGTGA
- a CDS encoding MBL fold metallo-hydrolase: MAEHASTNGSVRFIGTATTLITWRDLTVLTDPNFLHRGQYAYLGKGLVSRRRTEPALAPEDLPHLDAVVLSHLHGDHFDRIARRRLHREVPVLTTPKAATRLHQWGFSRSVGLRTWRHHTLAAADTTLRVTAVPGRHAPRGLPWLLPPVMGTVLDFSAPGAALRVYVTGDTLLFPGLAEIRDRFPGIDLMVVHLGGTTGGTTLPGGLVVTMDGRAGARLADLLRPGRVLPVHYDDYTVFRSGLADFLAAMRERGLGADVTVVAPGESLAL; this comes from the coding sequence ATGGCCGAACACGCGAGCACGAACGGGTCGGTGCGCTTCATCGGCACCGCCACCACGCTCATCACCTGGCGCGACCTCACCGTCCTCACCGACCCCAACTTCCTGCACCGGGGCCAGTACGCCTACCTCGGCAAGGGCCTGGTGTCGCGGCGGCGGACCGAGCCCGCCCTCGCCCCCGAGGACCTGCCGCACCTGGACGCGGTGGTGCTGTCGCACCTGCACGGCGACCACTTCGACCGCATCGCCCGCCGCCGCCTGCACCGCGAGGTCCCCGTCCTCACCACGCCCAAGGCCGCGACCCGGCTGCACCAGTGGGGGTTCTCCCGCTCCGTGGGCCTGCGGACCTGGCGCCATCACACCCTCGCCGCCGCCGACACCACGCTGCGCGTCACCGCGGTACCCGGCCGGCACGCGCCGCGCGGCCTGCCCTGGCTGCTGCCCCCGGTGATGGGGACCGTCCTGGACTTCTCCGCGCCCGGCGCCGCCCTGCGCGTCTACGTCACCGGCGACACGCTGCTGTTCCCCGGCCTCGCCGAGATCCGGGACCGCTTCCCCGGCATCGACCTGATGGTCGTGCACCTGGGCGGCACCACGGGCGGCACCACGCTGCCCGGCGGCCTGGTGGTGACCATGGACGGCCGGGCCGGCGCGCGGCTGGCCGACCTGCTGCGGCCCGGCCGCGTCCTGCCGGTGCACTACGACGACTACACCGTCTTCAGATCGGGCCTGGCGGACTTCCTGGCCGCCATGCGCGAGCGCGGCCTGGGGGCCGACGTCACCGTGGTGGCCCCGGGGGAGTCCCTGGCCCTGTGA